In the Chlorobium limicola DSM 245 genome, one interval contains:
- a CDS encoding PepSY-associated TM helix domain-containing protein — translation MITFEKARKLNNVLHRDLGYFFAALIIAYSLSGITLNHVDDWNPDFFIEKKQIEVERTYRKNEITPDRIEAFSALAGEKGYRLYDFPSERQVKIYYKNATLQIDLGSGKGTYEKVSRRPLFYQVNVLHRNSVEWWKWASDFFALMLIAITVTGMYMLRGNNGLKGRGKWLLAAGTMPPLIAVIAQQF, via the coding sequence ATGATTACATTTGAAAAAGCAAGAAAACTCAATAACGTCCTGCACCGCGATCTCGGGTATTTCTTTGCTGCGCTGATCATAGCGTACAGCCTTTCCGGAATTACGCTGAATCACGTAGATGACTGGAACCCGGATTTCTTCATCGAAAAAAAACAGATCGAAGTTGAGCGTACCTACAGGAAAAACGAAATAACTCCCGACCGCATCGAAGCGTTCAGCGCGCTGGCCGGAGAAAAAGGATATCGGTTGTACGACTTCCCTTCGGAAAGGCAGGTCAAGATCTACTACAAAAACGCGACACTGCAGATCGACCTCGGAAGCGGCAAGGGCACTTATGAGAAGGTATCGCGACGCCCCCTGTTCTATCAGGTCAACGTGCTGCACCGAAACAGTGTCGAATGGTGGAAATGGGCATCGGACTTCTTCGCCCTCATGCTGATAGCCATTACCGTGACCGGCATGTACATGCTCAGGGGAAACAACGGCCTGAAGGGCAGAGGTAAATGGCTTCTTGCCGCCGGAACCATGCCCCCTCTCATCGCCGTTATCGCACAGCAATTCTGA
- a CDS encoding sirohydrochlorin chelatase → MLLLITACTSGENPAADGNPESEGTKKTAILLINHGSRSNEWKRQLLELERRVSSRVAAIEGIDTLATAFMEHAEPSIAASLRNLDRKGYTDIIVIPVFLSVGTHVFDDIPTIIGQKQNPTTIEQMKLDGIEHYIPLARTHLSRPLEFSELIGKNVLRRAQALSANPSEEGLVLVGYGSSGFQENWEHLFRNTGKQVCKEGGFGGYTTAWCGHVAHYSPDSTASAIRRILKKHERAIVIPLLVSFSEKFQIGIIGEGVNAVDDNEKRVRYKPDSILPDGELEAWIVKMAKTHAAAIRTGKTLQ, encoded by the coding sequence ATGCTACTCCTCATAACAGCCTGCACTTCCGGCGAAAATCCTGCTGCTGACGGCAATCCTGAGAGCGAGGGAACAAAGAAAACAGCCATCTTGCTCATTAACCACGGATCGCGTTCCAACGAATGGAAACGGCAGCTTCTCGAACTGGAGCGGCGGGTATCTTCCCGTGTTGCGGCTATCGAAGGAATCGACACGCTTGCGACAGCCTTCATGGAACACGCGGAACCATCGATAGCTGCCTCACTCAGAAATCTTGACCGGAAAGGCTATACCGACATCATCGTCATCCCGGTTTTCCTTTCGGTAGGCACTCATGTATTTGACGACATCCCTACCATTATCGGTCAAAAACAGAATCCGACCACCATCGAACAGATGAAACTCGACGGTATCGAACACTACATTCCTCTTGCCCGTACACATCTTTCAAGACCGCTCGAATTTTCCGAGCTGATAGGAAAAAACGTCCTGAGAAGAGCTCAAGCACTTTCAGCCAATCCATCTGAAGAGGGTCTCGTGCTCGTCGGTTACGGATCGAGCGGATTCCAGGAAAATTGGGAACATCTGTTCAGAAATACCGGAAAGCAGGTCTGCAAGGAAGGCGGATTCGGCGGATACACAACGGCATGGTGCGGTCATGTCGCACACTACAGCCCCGACAGCACGGCATCAGCAATCAGGCGTATCCTCAAGAAGCATGAACGGGCTATCGTGATTCCCCTGCTCGTCTCGTTCAGCGAAAAATTCCAGATCGGGATTATCGGAGAAGGGGTCAATGCTGTTGACGACAATGAAAAGCGGGTGCGCTACAAACCCGATTCGATTTTGCCGGACGGGGAACTCGAAGCGTGGATCGTAAAGATGGCGAAAACACATGCTGCGGCCATCCGAACCGGAAAAACCCTGCAATAA
- a CDS encoding TonB-dependent receptor, giving the protein MFKATDDLKFRASVGRAFKAPSLLSLYDEWMMGTITVHPNPDLKPEKSIGYQLGVEYAFNPGIVAKATWFRNDLEDMIKSSVRRVAGRMHMYYENVDEAMTQGVELNLDARISDCVSAKVGYSWLDTEDKLTGMELIYEPESKFVSGLNFTFCPASLTLGFEASYTGERYSDAVNTAKLDGFWVCNATLTKKFTDQAEAFIRIDNIFGEENIADEYDLDGTEFLAGLRVKI; this is encoded by the coding sequence ATGTTCAAGGCGACCGATGACCTCAAATTTCGGGCATCGGTCGGCCGGGCATTCAAGGCGCCGTCACTGTTGAGTCTCTATGACGAATGGATGATGGGGACAATTACGGTGCATCCGAATCCCGATCTGAAGCCCGAAAAATCGATCGGATACCAGTTGGGGGTCGAATACGCATTCAACCCCGGCATCGTCGCGAAGGCGACCTGGTTCAGGAATGATCTTGAGGATATGATCAAAAGCTCGGTAAGGCGGGTTGCAGGAAGGATGCATATGTACTATGAGAACGTCGACGAAGCGATGACCCAGGGGGTTGAGCTGAATCTCGACGCAAGGATCAGCGACTGCGTGTCGGCCAAGGTCGGCTATAGCTGGCTCGATACGGAAGACAAACTCACCGGGATGGAGCTGATCTATGAACCTGAAAGCAAATTCGTTTCGGGCCTGAATTTCACGTTCTGTCCCGCTTCCCTGACGCTCGGTTTTGAAGCTTCCTATACCGGTGAGCGGTATTCCGATGCGGTCAATACGGCAAAGCTTGACGGTTTCTGGGTGTGCAACGCAACCCTGACCAAAAAGTTCACCGACCAGGCAGAGGCGTTTATCAGGATCGACAACATATTTGGTGAAGAGAATATTGCCGATGAGTATGATCTTGATGGCACCGAGTTTCTCGCGGGGTTGAGGGTGAAGATCTGA
- a CDS encoding TonB-dependent receptor plug domain-containing protein codes for MFNNRRLRKKACRALMVLAAAGFVAEAQAETGTEQSAVLDKIVVSATKTPHTLGDVPVDAEVITRVELLKRNVQTAQDALDQTTGLLVGKTSSGWGSKGTVRVYGLNAKYTLVLVDGQRLLGGHQNAIDLQQISIDMIERIEILKGPASALYGSDAVGGVVNIITRNGTDKPEFSGSIAMGLRGTVVGSMSGGAGSENLKTRFSYTYRESDGVDEELDSYNEHILQGTVSLKLSEKAKFSLKPYYSFQNMPDQDTKQERYGINAMLDWAPDALSSVKLRGSFFDFNYKTGTDDTVLDNYEFELLYSRMLFDSHLMTAGYEFWNERRDYYVSAGRNSKIDQTLNSFYLQDEIDLSPVVLVLGVRLDSHERWGEEINPKASSLSDLKFVQHDYNKCS; via the coding sequence ATGTTCAATAATAGAAGATTACGAAAGAAAGCCTGCCGCGCTCTCATGGTGCTTGCTGCAGCTGGATTTGTCGCAGAGGCGCAGGCGGAGACGGGCACGGAACAGTCTGCGGTACTTGACAAGATCGTGGTCAGCGCAACCAAGACCCCGCACACGCTTGGCGACGTGCCGGTCGATGCGGAGGTCATCACGAGGGTAGAGCTGCTGAAGCGGAATGTCCAGACTGCACAGGATGCGCTTGACCAGACAACCGGCCTGCTCGTCGGGAAAACCTCCAGCGGATGGGGCTCCAAGGGAACTGTCAGGGTTTATGGACTCAATGCGAAATATACTCTTGTGCTTGTGGACGGCCAGAGGCTGCTGGGCGGCCATCAGAATGCGATCGACCTGCAGCAGATATCCATCGATATGATCGAGCGTATCGAAATCCTCAAAGGCCCTGCATCGGCACTTTATGGCAGCGATGCCGTTGGCGGGGTGGTCAATATCATTACCCGGAACGGGACGGATAAACCCGAATTTTCAGGGTCGATTGCCATGGGTTTACGGGGAACGGTGGTTGGTTCCATGTCCGGTGGTGCAGGTTCCGAAAATCTCAAGACAAGGTTCAGCTATACCTACAGGGAGTCGGATGGTGTCGACGAGGAGCTGGACAGCTACAATGAACATATACTGCAGGGTACGGTATCGTTGAAACTGTCCGAAAAGGCCAAGTTCAGCCTCAAACCCTACTATTCGTTTCAGAATATGCCCGATCAGGATACAAAACAGGAGAGATATGGCATCAACGCGATGCTTGACTGGGCCCCTGACGCTCTCTCGTCGGTCAAGCTCCGAGGCTCTTTTTTCGATTTCAATTACAAGACCGGGACGGATGATACCGTACTGGACAACTATGAATTCGAATTGCTCTATTCGCGAATGCTGTTCGACAGTCACCTCATGACTGCGGGTTACGAGTTCTGGAACGAAAGACGCGACTACTATGTTTCTGCTGGCCGGAACAGCAAGATAGACCAGACCCTCAACAGCTTCTATCTGCAGGATGAGATCGATCTGTCTCCCGTCGTACTGGTGCTCGGAGTGCGTCTCGATTCCCATGAACGGTGGGGCGAGGAGATCAATCCGAAAGCTAGCAGTCTGTCGGACTTAAAATTCGTACAACATGATTATAATAAATGCTCATAA
- a CDS encoding DUF4857 domain-containing protein: MGKPERRDFYSFARIVSLFLGICGLSVLSLSLYWRVVVPAEPHMSMHFSPVYKEFVLSGRWSGSVPEPNDGQRYWREDGYPLGREQYRAALPFLYVRDLVKWDAFPETIAGLAVSPFDAEQSWQFMRLFSEDWNAPPPMLHMFIESKPHGARLQKPDDFFRVSSSGNGIEFLTPREGKVDSLKSSSFTRALRAAGFVFPVMELGGNPDVRKRYDAGYFIADSKGFLFQMQMVDGQPSCRRLQPQISGKIRYIAVNEHHREEFFGFVATDDALYAIMQKERRLKQLPIGKFDADALRLAIWSDILYTSVFIESPGMPGSGIEGIAMTPDFKVVRRYVQAQDSDYAGSMRRLDTIASFLFPLQIVSGIPGSSFRDMRAGPGGDLSAVLAGSVFALVAFIRVTRSGFRKSVRPWSDYVFVAVFGFVAIAMILIEDADQHVRVLHNS; encoded by the coding sequence ATGGGAAAGCCTGAACGCCGGGATTTTTATTCTTTTGCACGTATTGTATCGCTGTTTCTCGGGATTTGCGGGCTCAGTGTGCTGAGCCTCTCTCTCTACTGGAGGGTTGTGGTGCCTGCTGAACCTCATATGTCAATGCATTTCAGTCCTGTTTACAAAGAGTTCGTTCTCAGCGGAAGATGGAGCGGTTCAGTTCCGGAGCCGAATGACGGACAGCGATACTGGAGGGAAGATGGATATCCTCTCGGCAGGGAGCAGTATCGTGCAGCGCTACCGTTTCTGTATGTCAGGGACCTTGTCAAGTGGGATGCGTTTCCTGAAACGATCGCAGGTTTGGCAGTTTCTCCGTTCGACGCTGAACAGTCTTGGCAGTTCATGCGGCTGTTTTCCGAAGACTGGAATGCTCCTCCACCGATGCTGCATATGTTCATTGAGTCGAAACCTCATGGCGCAAGATTGCAGAAACCGGATGATTTTTTCAGGGTTTCGTCATCCGGAAACGGCATTGAATTCCTGACGCCCCGTGAGGGTAAGGTGGACAGTCTTAAAAGCAGCAGCTTTACCCGAGCCCTCCGCGCGGCAGGTTTTGTGTTTCCCGTAATGGAGCTGGGTGGAAATCCTGATGTGAGAAAGCGGTATGATGCGGGATATTTTATTGCTGATTCGAAAGGGTTCTTGTTTCAGATGCAGATGGTTGACGGACAACCATCATGCCGGCGCCTGCAGCCGCAGATCAGCGGCAAGATAAGGTACATAGCTGTCAACGAGCATCATCGCGAAGAGTTTTTCGGTTTTGTCGCAACCGATGACGCCCTGTATGCCATCATGCAGAAGGAGAGACGGCTCAAGCAGCTGCCGATCGGGAAATTCGATGCCGATGCGCTCAGACTTGCGATATGGTCCGATATTCTCTACACCTCCGTGTTCATCGAGAGTCCCGGTATGCCGGGGTCGGGAATTGAAGGCATTGCCATGACCCCCGATTTCAAAGTTGTTCGTCGATACGTCCAGGCGCAGGATTCGGACTATGCTGGTTCAATGCGCCGGCTCGATACCATCGCCTCTTTTCTTTTCCCGCTGCAGATCGTCAGTGGAATACCGGGGTCTTCCTTCCGAGACATGCGTGCAGGGCCAGGAGGAGATCTGTCGGCAGTGCTTGCCGGCAGCGTTTTCGCGCTTGTCGCTTTCATACGTGTTACCCGGTCAGGATTCCGAAAGAGTGTGAGGCCGTGGAGCGATTATGTGTTTGTCGCCGTTTTCGGTTTTGTTGCCATAGCGATGATACTGATTGAAGACGCCGACCAACATGTGCGGGTGCTGCATAACAGCTGA
- a CDS encoding ABC transporter ATP-binding protein: MESLIECNGLRHAYGRKPVLHGLTFSVEAGGIFGLLGKNGAGKSTVINILMGFLRPSGGDCRVLGEESHALSPGVRSRIGLLQEGFVQYDFMSVSELERYYSPFYPKWNREVYYDLIGRMHMPETRRLSAMSNGQRSQVVLGLIMAQMPELMILDDYSMGLDVGYRRLFVDFLREYVTLHGTTVLLTSHVVQELDRIIDRMVVLKEGTVCACMAKKEFMEKFHGFTFARTPASLQMKPDDVVRTIEHTSRKTTVYGFLAEAALKEYLDYLDVPCEGFEEIPMTFEDAFIGLTGKY, translated from the coding sequence ATGGAATCGCTTATAGAGTGTAACGGCCTGCGGCATGCCTACGGCAGGAAGCCTGTGCTTCATGGTTTGACTTTCAGTGTTGAAGCCGGGGGCATATTCGGTCTGCTTGGAAAAAACGGTGCAGGCAAGAGCACTGTCATCAATATTCTTATGGGTTTTTTACGCCCTTCAGGAGGTGACTGCAGGGTGCTCGGTGAGGAAAGTCATGCGCTATCTCCCGGAGTTCGTTCGCGTATAGGCCTCTTGCAGGAGGGCTTCGTGCAGTACGATTTTATGAGCGTATCCGAACTTGAGCGTTATTACTCGCCTTTTTATCCCAAGTGGAATCGCGAGGTTTATTACGATCTGATCGGACGGATGCATATGCCGGAAACAAGGCGGTTGTCTGCGATGTCGAACGGTCAGCGTTCACAGGTGGTGCTTGGGCTGATTATGGCGCAGATGCCCGAACTGATGATTCTCGATGATTACAGTATGGGGCTGGACGTCGGGTATCGCAGGCTGTTTGTTGATTTTCTTCGGGAATACGTAACCCTTCATGGTACGACCGTTCTGTTGACGTCGCATGTCGTTCAGGAACTCGACAGGATTATCGACCGCATGGTGGTGTTGAAAGAAGGAACTGTTTGTGCCTGCATGGCGAAAAAGGAGTTCATGGAAAAATTCCATGGTTTCACTTTCGCGAGAACGCCTGCTTCCCTGCAGATGAAACCGGATGATGTTGTGCGCACGATAGAACATACTTCCCGCAAGACGACGGTTTACGGCTTTCTGGCTGAAGCTGCACTGAAAGAGTATCTCGATTATCTCGATGTTCCCTGTGAAGGTTTCGAGGAGATACCAATGACATTTGAAGATGCCTTTATCGGGCTTACCGGAAAATATTGA
- a CDS encoding TonB-dependent receptor: MLFWINHQFRQAARYGGFTGGVVSAEIREPRTDRWHFALSGKHTRSDWFIMRGVDGDSEEPDDQPEFSTYSLSAVADGPLSDRVSLLVASSRRHSDIPLVRRERIGSTTYSYSEDEQFRTNENYFVKLLARPSDRLRLSIDATYAPYAEKRWRAAWADSDWEIYNEAYRLNFGTDLTTGIGILKAKVAYSQSGYSRDTDNNYRYSSSNSVTGSAESYGGVGDATTENRSIDLAVDFESVPLSLPLLKSVSSGLAFNAATLDMWNEDAVGDVYVESATQILHTLTSYAGHEQSKSLRTLGYYASAELGWGRLSLTPGFRIDYDDYTGNIDVAHRLKAEFDTFGNGMLRLVSGYNRYYGATLRAYAFDRFRPYFNNQWRTTKATGLTTQTITDRVGVDYSYYAEGLNTPYSDEVMGGIAGGSGGLSYGVKAVRREHRNQLMNNSELQDDGNYRYWLTNDGEGSYEGLSGDISYVFDAGDWGKHSLKLGAAKSWIKTFNGGYYDNAYTESNGIERDYFMVYYNGALIPRASMPADNYNAPLVITLTWQGSFFDDQLRIYSVNRWRDWSKGLKRDTRISSQTPYGTTSGSNTSASSYWLSQTGSVYYDAYVKGAIAGGFMSDLSVEMDLFRSKTLTATLTGDVFNLFNASVGTSAAEDVTVQGRGYYLGFRCDF; this comes from the coding sequence TTGCTTTTTTGGATAAACCATCAATTCCGACAGGCTGCTAGATACGGCGGCTTTACCGGAGGCGTTGTCAGTGCGGAGATCCGGGAGCCGCGTACGGACCGCTGGCATTTTGCCCTGAGCGGAAAGCATACCCGAAGCGACTGGTTTATCATGCGGGGAGTCGATGGCGATTCGGAAGAGCCGGATGACCAGCCTGAATTTTCAACGTACAGCTTGAGTGCCGTTGCGGATGGTCCTCTTTCGGACAGGGTTTCCCTTCTTGTCGCTTCGTCAAGGCGGCACTCTGATATCCCGCTCGTCAGACGGGAACGAATCGGTTCAACGACGTACAGTTACAGTGAAGACGAGCAGTTCCGGACAAATGAAAACTATTTCGTGAAGCTGCTTGCCAGGCCATCGGACAGGCTGCGACTTTCGATCGATGCGACCTATGCGCCTTATGCCGAGAAACGGTGGCGGGCGGCATGGGCCGACAGCGACTGGGAAATCTACAATGAGGCATACCGCCTGAACTTCGGAACGGATCTGACAACCGGTATCGGTATCCTGAAGGCGAAGGTGGCTTACTCGCAGAGCGGTTACAGCAGGGACACCGACAACAACTACCGGTACTCTTCTTCAAACAGTGTAACCGGGAGCGCCGAATCGTATGGTGGCGTAGGCGATGCGACAACGGAAAACCGCAGTATCGATCTCGCGGTTGATTTCGAGTCGGTACCCCTGAGTCTTCCTTTGCTGAAGAGCGTGTCGAGCGGATTGGCGTTCAATGCGGCAACGCTCGACATGTGGAACGAGGATGCTGTGGGCGATGTGTATGTGGAGAGCGCTACACAGATACTGCATACGTTGACGAGCTATGCCGGGCACGAACAGTCGAAGTCGCTCAGGACGCTTGGATATTATGCGTCCGCAGAGCTTGGATGGGGACGTCTGTCGCTTACTCCGGGATTCAGGATCGATTACGACGACTACACCGGCAATATCGATGTCGCTCACCGGCTGAAAGCGGAGTTCGATACGTTCGGCAACGGCATGCTGCGACTTGTCTCCGGTTACAACCGGTATTACGGCGCTACGCTCAGGGCTTACGCCTTCGATCGGTTCCGGCCGTACTTCAACAATCAGTGGAGAACCACCAAGGCGACAGGGCTCACAACGCAGACTATTACGGACAGGGTGGGAGTCGATTACAGCTATTATGCCGAAGGGCTCAATACTCCATATTCGGATGAAGTGATGGGGGGAATCGCAGGCGGTTCCGGAGGGCTCAGCTACGGCGTCAAGGCTGTTCGCCGCGAGCATCGCAATCAGCTCATGAACAACAGCGAATTGCAGGATGACGGTAATTACAGGTACTGGCTGACCAATGATGGCGAAGGATCCTATGAAGGTCTATCAGGCGACATCTCCTATGTATTCGATGCCGGAGACTGGGGGAAGCACTCCCTGAAGCTGGGGGCGGCAAAATCATGGATCAAGACCTTCAACGGCGGTTATTACGATAATGCATATACGGAATCGAACGGCATAGAGCGCGACTATTTTATGGTCTATTACAACGGAGCGCTGATTCCCCGCGCGAGCATGCCTGCCGACAACTACAATGCGCCGCTGGTCATAACCCTGACCTGGCAGGGCAGCTTCTTTGATGATCAGCTGCGCATCTATTCCGTCAACCGGTGGCGCGACTGGAGTAAAGGACTGAAACGCGATACCCGCATCAGCAGCCAGACTCCTTATGGTACGACATCCGGAAGCAACACCTCGGCGAGTTCCTACTGGCTTAGCCAGACGGGGAGCGTGTACTACGATGCGTATGTCAAGGGGGCCATTGCCGGCGGCTTCATGTCGGATCTTTCCGTCGAGATGGATCTTTTCAGGTCCAAAACCCTGACGGCAACCCTGACAGGGGATGTTTTCAATCTATTCAATGCAAGCGTCGGGACCAGTGCCGCAGAGGATGTGACGGTTCAGGGAAGGGGTTACTATCTCGGTTTCCGATGCGATTTTTAG
- a CDS encoding IS1182 family transposase has translation MHSDFLVADRDSLYLLPPSVQEWLPANHLARFIVDIVAQLDLTPLRDAYAGRGCKAYDPAMLLTLLFYGYATGTFSSRKLELATYESIAVRYITGNSHPDHDTIANFRNRFLGELKPFFIQILSLAHEMNILKIGKISIDGTKIKANASKHQALSWGHACKIEKQLKEEVDSLLRQAELADQSTIPDGMSIPAELERREKRLEAIAKAKCEIERRAEERYEKEKAEHVAKLAERERKAQESGKKSRGKIPKAPEPGVKDRDQVNLTDEESRIMPVSGGGFMQAYNAQASVDLDTMLMVAVHVTQHTNDKLELQPAFDELKKLPAKLGKVEEATADAGYFSEKNVELCETEEIVPYIAAGRESHNQSLADRFSEPEPLAKDADAVTTMKHRLKTKDGKAFYARRKCTVEPVFGVIKSVLGFRQFLLRGIENVTGEWNLVGIAWNLKRLNVLRQIMA, from the coding sequence ATGCATTCAGACTTTCTTGTCGCCGATCGAGATTCGCTTTATCTTTTGCCACCATCCGTTCAGGAGTGGTTGCCGGCCAATCATCTTGCACGCTTTATTGTTGATATTGTTGCGCAGCTTGATCTTACTCCATTGAGAGACGCCTATGCAGGCAGAGGTTGCAAAGCCTATGATCCGGCGATGTTGCTGACTCTCTTGTTTTACGGTTATGCCACTGGAACGTTTTCAAGCAGAAAGCTGGAACTTGCCACTTATGAATCCATAGCGGTCCGCTATATCACCGGAAACAGTCATCCAGATCATGACACCATAGCAAATTTTCGGAACCGCTTTCTCGGCGAACTGAAACCCTTTTTTATCCAGATTTTGAGTCTTGCTCACGAAATGAACATCCTCAAGATCGGCAAGATCAGTATTGATGGCACCAAAATCAAAGCCAATGCTTCCAAACATCAGGCACTGAGTTGGGGGCATGCTTGCAAAATCGAAAAGCAGTTGAAAGAGGAAGTTGACTCCCTGCTTCGTCAGGCTGAACTTGCAGACCAGTCAACAATTCCTGACGGGATGAGTATTCCTGCAGAGCTTGAGCGCCGTGAAAAAAGGCTTGAAGCTATTGCCAAGGCAAAGTGTGAGATTGAACGCCGGGCTGAGGAGCGATACGAAAAAGAAAAAGCTGAACATGTGGCAAAACTGGCAGAGCGTGAACGGAAAGCGCAAGAGAGCGGCAAGAAAAGTAGAGGCAAAATACCGAAAGCACCAGAGCCGGGAGTGAAGGATCGCGACCAGGTTAATTTGACGGACGAGGAGTCAAGAATCATGCCGGTATCGGGCGGTGGATTCATGCAGGCCTATAACGCTCAGGCGAGTGTTGATCTCGACACCATGCTGATGGTCGCAGTTCACGTCACCCAACATACAAACGATAAACTTGAGCTCCAGCCAGCTTTTGATGAGCTAAAAAAACTACCTGCAAAGCTGGGAAAAGTAGAGGAGGCAACTGCTGACGCCGGATATTTCAGCGAAAAGAATGTTGAGCTTTGTGAAACAGAAGAGATAGTCCCCTACATTGCGGCTGGACGAGAATCACATAATCAGTCACTTGCTGACCGATTCAGCGAACCAGAGCCATTAGCAAAAGATGCTGATGCGGTAACAACAATGAAACACCGCTTGAAAACAAAGGATGGAAAGGCATTCTATGCACGCCGCAAATGTACGGTTGAACCGGTGTTTGGTGTCATAAAATCAGTGCTGGGCTTCCGGCAGTTCTTGCTCAGAGGCATAGAAAATGTCACAGGGGAATGGAATCTTGTCGGTATTGCGTGGAATCTGAAGCGATTGAATGTGTTACGCCAGATAATGGCCTGA
- a CDS encoding TonB-dependent receptor plug domain-containing protein, which produces MFNQRRLKKRACRTLMVVLVAGYAGNVTAEEKEDAQKRSDYTLRQITVLDDKKAPGRSELTGDSLRAMPNYSGSITGALKGMANVQFSNDAESSLTAGEIRPPQISISGAKPYENAFVVDGIGNTNTFNPSGLGAEDNNAGASFNDLSVHGAEQNLFYDTSLLESVSVFSSNIPASSLSDFPTRKICANCRLTLFL; this is translated from the coding sequence ATGTTCAACCAGCGAAGACTGAAAAAAAGAGCCTGCAGGACGCTCATGGTGGTGCTTGTCGCGGGATATGCCGGCAATGTAACTGCCGAAGAAAAAGAGGATGCGCAAAAACGGTCAGATTACACCCTCAGGCAGATAACGGTTCTTGATGATAAGAAAGCTCCCGGCAGGAGCGAGCTGACGGGAGATTCGTTACGGGCAATGCCGAACTATAGCGGATCCATAACCGGGGCGCTCAAAGGGATGGCGAATGTGCAGTTTTCGAACGATGCAGAGAGCAGTCTCACGGCCGGCGAGATAAGGCCCCCCCAGATTTCCATCAGCGGGGCCAAGCCCTATGAAAATGCGTTCGTGGTAGACGGTATCGGCAATACCAATACCTTCAATCCGAGCGGCCTTGGCGCCGAAGATAACAATGCGGGCGCCAGTTTTAACGATCTCAGTGTTCATGGCGCCGAACAGAACCTGTTTTACGATACATCGCTTCTCGAATCCGTTTCAGTCTTTTCAAGCAATATTCCGGCTAGCAGTTTGTCGGACTTTCCCACAAGAAAAATATGTGCAAATTGCCGCTTAACTCTTTTTTTATAA
- a CDS encoding c-type cytochrome: MKNYSASAAVAGALFCLVAGTVTVEGQESGKASAVDARLRGESIYRSSCMVCHSLAPPPKAAPPVKGLARHYREEFASKREAVNHMVAFMQKPDASKAVCHEEAIRRFGLMPAMSMPESDLRAVSEWVWDQFDSAMKQGDHKH, translated from the coding sequence ATGAAGAACTATTCAGCAAGCGCAGCTGTCGCCGGAGCTCTGTTTTGCCTTGTCGCGGGGACAGTGACGGTTGAAGGGCAGGAGTCAGGCAAGGCGTCGGCTGTAGACGCGCGTCTAAGGGGGGAGTCCATCTATCGCAGCAGCTGCATGGTCTGTCACTCTCTTGCGCCTCCTCCGAAAGCGGCCCCGCCGGTAAAAGGCCTTGCGAGGCACTACCGTGAGGAGTTTGCAAGCAAGCGCGAGGCGGTGAATCATATGGTGGCCTTTATGCAAAAGCCGGATGCGTCGAAGGCGGTATGCCACGAGGAGGCAATCAGGCGTTTCGGGCTGATGCCGGCTATGAGTATGCCCGAATCCGACTTGCGAGCGGTATCGGAATGGGTGTGGGATCAGTTCGATTCCGCCATGAAGCAAGGAGATCACAAGCACTGA
- a CDS encoding TonB-dependent receptor domain-containing protein, whose amino-acid sequence MENIADAMTQGLEVSASLKLPGGFELSDELTWLESEDKETGEDLLYVPDLSNVLKLAWRNKPAGFNGSVRLVTIGTRSYGAGVKSAGYSIVNLQASKTLTSQVKVFAGVDNVFDRKVADAYGNVYGPGSTGTFYYGGISLNL is encoded by the coding sequence ATGGAGAATATCGCCGATGCGATGACGCAGGGGCTCGAAGTATCGGCATCCCTGAAGCTGCCGGGAGGGTTCGAGCTCTCCGATGAGCTGACCTGGCTTGAGAGCGAGGACAAAGAGACCGGCGAGGATCTGCTCTATGTGCCGGATCTGTCCAATGTGCTTAAGCTTGCCTGGCGAAATAAGCCGGCAGGTTTTAACGGGAGCGTCCGGCTTGTGACGATCGGTACCCGTTCTTACGGCGCCGGGGTGAAAAGCGCCGGATATTCCATTGTGAATCTGCAGGCATCAAAAACCCTTACCTCGCAGGTAAAGGTCTTTGCCGGAGTCGATAACGTATTCGACAGGAAGGTCGCGGATGCATACGGCAATGTTTATGGTCCGGGAAGTACCGGCACCTTCTATTATGGCGGAATCAGCCTGAATCTCTAA